The Streptomyces sp. NBC_00335 DNA window GTGGTACCCGCCGGTGTAGCCGAGGGCGAGCACCTCGCGGTAGAGCTGCATGGAGCTGGTGCAGCCTGCGTGGAAGCGGTGCTGCACGTGCTCGATGAATGGGTCGAGGACTCCGTGTCCGCGGTCCTGCGCCGAGGCGAGAAGCCCTGGTAGATCCTTGTTCCGGTAGCGCCTGACCGTCTTGCGATCCAGCTGTAGGTGGCGGCCGATGGCGTTCAGCGACATGCCGGTGGCGGCGAGCTCGTTGACCTCCGCGTGGCGTTGTCGGATCCGGTCCAGGAGCGGAGTTTCCCGGGTGGCCAACGGTGGGCTGGCCTCTGGTTCGGCTGGCCGTCGAAGGCAGTCACGGTGCCGGCGGCAGGTCTCCTCCACCGCCGTCGAGAGGTTCTGGAGGAGGTGCCAGCGATCTGCCACCTCCAGCACGTCGGGGGGCGGCCTGTCTGATGGCCTTTGTGAATGCCATCAGGCGGTCTCGGCAGATGATCTCGGCGCCGGGGCGCTCCTGGAGCCATGCGGCGACCGTGCTGGTCTCTCGGTCCGGCAACACATCCACCGGCCGGGAGGACTCGACGTCGACGAGGACAGTGCCGTAGGTCCGGCCCTTGCGGAACGCGAACTCGTCGATGCCGAGGATCCGTGGAGCTCGCGCTGGTACAGGCGGAGCGGTCAACTCGCCCAAGACGGATGTCCGCCGGCCGTAGAGCCGCAGCTTTGCGCAGAGGCGTGCGCCCGGGCGGCCGCCGAGCTCCACCGCGACCGACCGCATCGCCGACCGCGCCGCCGTCGAAGAACGTCGTCGAGGCTCGGTCAGGCCGGCCACCTGTTCCACGAAAGTCCGACGCGGGCATCGGGGCTGATCGCAGAAGAAGCGGTGGACGCGGAGACGGACGATCAACCGACGGCCGCTGAACGGCAGTCCGGCTATGTGACGCGAGTACCGGCTGTG harbors:
- a CDS encoding transposase, translated to MELETVEDALFPGLTLVLRQAVVADDRLMIDAAGCGPPGACPACQHPAARVHSRYSRHIAGLPFSGRRLIVRLRVHRFFCDQPRCPRRTFVEQVAGLTEPRRRSSTAARSAMRSVAVELGGRPGARLCAKLRLYGRRTSVLGELTAPPVPARAPRILGIDEFAFRKGRTYGTVLVDVESSRPVDVLPDRETSTVAAWLQERPGAEIICRDRLMAFTKAIRQAAPRRAGGGRSLAPPPEPLDGGGGDLPPAP